A single Streptomyces sp. Edi2 DNA region contains:
- a CDS encoding cation:proton antiporter — protein MDGTLSLVLLLLFLWCLCSRRMERYELTAPAAFVLLGLLLGEGTGALDIHLPHETVKLLAEVTLVWVLFTDAARLSFRALRPELGLYGRLLGIGLPLCVVLGTVLAAALLPGVSWWAALYVGAALAPTDAALGATMMVNPVVPAKIRRLINVESGLNDGIVTPLVVLALAGVSAAEHTAPPDAAGHAVVQLAVGAAYGAVVGLAAGWLLRTTLRNGWAAEDFAGAGVLALALLGYTSALALGGNGFIAAFVAGLAVGSTHGAPQRVLLYVEQSAALLSVLVWLVFGALLLPAVFDHLTWQTAVYAVLSLTVIRMLPVALSLIGSGLDLKTVLFVGWFGPRGLASIIFGLLAVEELAAPDARAVVPVVTLTVLLSVLAHGLTSAPLANRYGKAATAKGIGPAGTTAAELPVRGMAAGGLHHGHGHGRRRGGPAPS, from the coding sequence TACGAGCTGACCGCTCCCGCCGCCTTCGTCCTGCTGGGCCTGCTGCTCGGCGAGGGCACCGGCGCCCTCGATATCCACCTCCCGCACGAGACGGTCAAGCTGCTCGCGGAGGTCACCCTGGTCTGGGTGCTCTTCACCGACGCCGCCCGGCTCTCCTTCCGGGCCCTGCGCCCGGAGCTCGGCCTCTACGGGCGGCTGCTGGGGATCGGGCTGCCGCTGTGCGTGGTCCTCGGCACGGTGCTGGCGGCCGCCCTGCTCCCCGGTGTCTCCTGGTGGGCCGCCCTGTACGTCGGGGCCGCGCTCGCTCCGACGGACGCCGCGCTCGGCGCCACGATGATGGTCAACCCGGTCGTCCCCGCGAAGATCCGCCGGCTCATCAACGTCGAGAGCGGCCTCAACGACGGCATCGTCACACCCCTGGTGGTGCTCGCCCTGGCCGGGGTGTCCGCGGCCGAGCACACCGCCCCGCCGGACGCCGCCGGCCATGCCGTGGTGCAGCTCGCCGTCGGTGCGGCGTACGGCGCGGTGGTCGGACTGGCCGCCGGATGGCTGCTGCGGACCACGCTCCGCAACGGCTGGGCGGCCGAGGACTTCGCCGGTGCGGGCGTGCTGGCCCTGGCCCTCCTCGGCTACACCTCCGCGCTCGCACTCGGCGGCAACGGCTTCATCGCCGCCTTCGTCGCGGGCCTGGCCGTCGGATCGACGCACGGCGCGCCGCAGCGGGTGCTCCTGTACGTCGAGCAGTCCGCCGCACTGCTCTCCGTACTGGTCTGGCTGGTTTTCGGCGCCCTCCTGCTGCCGGCGGTGTTCGACCACCTCACCTGGCAGACCGCGGTCTACGCCGTACTGAGCCTCACGGTGATCCGGATGCTGCCCGTGGCCCTGTCCCTGATCGGGAGCGGGCTGGACCTCAAAACGGTCCTGTTCGTGGGCTGGTTCGGCCCCCGCGGACTGGCCTCGATCATCTTCGGCCTGCTGGCGGTCGAGGAGCTGGCGGCCCCCGACGCCCGAGCGGTGGTCCCCGTCGTCACCCTCACCGTCCTGCTCAGCGTCCTCGCCCACGGCCTCACCTCCGCACCCCTGGCAAACCGCTACGGCAAGGCGGCCACAGCCAAGGGCATCGGCCCGGCCGGCACCACAGCGGCCGAACTCCCGGTCAGAGGCATGGCGGCGGGCGGCCTGCACCACGGCCACGGCCACGGCCGGCGCCGGGGCGGTCCGGCGCCGTCGTGA
- a CDS encoding DUF6243 family protein: MSKNINNPVGMGGGQRKKLSRAERQNNGPHRNLDRQGAADQKAELVRKMREKAGAAESAGQAGDDTAQS, encoded by the coding sequence GTGAGCAAGAACATCAACAACCCCGTGGGCATGGGCGGCGGCCAGCGCAAGAAGCTGTCCCGCGCCGAGCGGCAGAACAACGGTCCGCACCGCAACCTCGACCGCCAGGGTGCCGCCGACCAGAAGGCGGAGCTGGTGCGCAAGATGCGCGAGAAGGCAGGCGCAGCTGAGAGCGCCGGGCAGGCGGGCGACGACACCGCACAGAGCTGA
- the sodN gene encoding superoxide dismutase, Ni: MLSRLFAPKVKVSAHCDLPCGVYDPAQARIEAESVKAVQEKYQANEDADFRTRAVLIKEQRAELAKHHVSVLWSDYFKPPHFEKYPELHQLVNDTLKALSAAKGSNDPATGQKALDYIAQIDKIFWETKKA; this comes from the coding sequence ATGCTTTCGCGCCTGTTCGCCCCCAAGGTGAAGGTCAGCGCCCACTGCGACCTGCCCTGCGGCGTGTACGACCCGGCCCAGGCCCGCATCGAGGCCGAGTCGGTCAAGGCCGTCCAGGAGAAGTACCAGGCCAACGAGGACGCGGACTTCCGCACTCGCGCCGTCCTGATCAAGGAGCAGCGCGCCGAGCTGGCCAAGCACCACGTCTCGGTGCTGTGGAGCGACTACTTCAAGCCCCCGCACTTCGAGAAGTACCCGGAGCTGCACCAGCTGGTCAACGACACCCTCAAGGCCCTCAGCGCCGCCAAGGGTTCGAACGACCCGGCCACCGGCCAGAAGGCCCTGGACTACATCGCCCAGATCGACAAGATCTTCTGGGAGACGAAGAAGGCCTGA
- the sodX gene encoding nickel-type superoxide dismutase maturation protease encodes MPERVHERGPEQGGDADAGRGRGGLLRAFGLAEVYNPSMVPTLRPGDQLVVQYGAAVRPGDVVVLRHPFRQDLLIVKRAVRRRDGGWWVQGDNPFVENDSREFGVVPDELVLARAWVRVRPPRGIQRSVTGVLSWVVSAVRPVRPERSLSRRLRAR; translated from the coding sequence ATGCCGGAGCGGGTGCACGAGCGTGGACCGGAGCAGGGCGGGGACGCGGACGCGGGGCGCGGGCGGGGCGGGCTCCTTCGCGCCTTCGGGCTGGCCGAGGTCTACAACCCGTCGATGGTGCCGACGCTGCGGCCCGGCGACCAGCTGGTGGTGCAGTACGGGGCGGCGGTGCGGCCCGGTGACGTCGTCGTGCTGCGGCACCCGTTCCGGCAGGATCTGCTGATCGTCAAGCGGGCCGTGCGGCGGCGTGACGGCGGTTGGTGGGTGCAGGGCGACAACCCGTTCGTCGAGAACGACAGCCGGGAATTCGGGGTCGTTCCCGACGAACTGGTCCTCGCCCGTGCCTGGGTGCGGGTGCGGCCCCCGCGGGGGATTCAGCGCTCGGTCACCGGGGTGCTCTCCTGGGTGGTCTCGGCGGTCCGTCCGGTGCGGCCCGAGCGCTCGCTCTCCAGGCGCTTGCGGGCGCGGTAG
- a CDS encoding CGNR zinc finger domain-containing protein — protein MELAYYSDYAVRLVNTEQPERGTDSLTTVEAVRDLFGPAQQAARRATESDVTRLRTVRARLRAVFEAAAGGDEVRAVDLLNALMMEFPVSPQISGHEYRDDNNRPDWHMHIADHAANATAGYTATACMGLAFHLTDLGVDRLGICEAQPCRNVYLDTSTNRSRRYCSDRCATRANVAAYRARKRLESERSGRTGRTAETTQESTPVTER, from the coding sequence GTGGAACTGGCCTATTACTCGGACTATGCCGTGCGACTGGTCAACACCGAGCAGCCCGAGCGCGGCACCGACAGCCTCACCACGGTCGAAGCCGTACGCGACCTCTTCGGCCCCGCCCAGCAGGCCGCCCGGCGCGCGACCGAGAGCGACGTGACCCGGCTGCGTACGGTCCGCGCACGGCTGCGCGCCGTCTTCGAGGCCGCGGCCGGCGGCGACGAGGTGCGCGCCGTGGACCTCCTCAACGCCCTGATGATGGAGTTCCCGGTCAGCCCGCAGATCTCCGGCCACGAGTACCGCGACGACAACAACCGCCCCGACTGGCACATGCACATCGCCGACCACGCGGCCAACGCCACCGCGGGCTACACCGCGACCGCCTGCATGGGCCTGGCCTTCCACCTCACCGACCTGGGCGTGGACCGGCTCGGCATCTGCGAGGCGCAGCCCTGCCGCAACGTCTACCTGGACACCTCGACCAACCGCTCGCGGCGCTACTGCTCCGACCGCTGCGCCACCCGCGCCAATGTCGCCGCCTACCGCGCCCGCAAGCGCCTGGAGAGCGAGCGCTCGGGCCGCACCGGACGGACCGCCGAGACCACCCAGGAGAGCACCCCGGTGACCGAGCGCTGA
- a CDS encoding class I SAM-dependent methyltransferase, translating into MTETVAGADWQAWQNSWDRQQEWYLPDREERFRVMLDMVEALVGPAPRVLDLACGTGSISDRLLKRFPGAESVGVDLDPALLAIAEGYFADERRVRFVRADLKDPAWTDRLPHDSYDAVLTATALHWLHTEDLRGLYGQLGTLVRDGGVFMNADHMPEEATLRINAAERAFRHARMDAAKAAGAVDWAEWWRLAAADPHLAGPTAERFEIYGEHADGDTPSAAWHAAVLRESGFAEARPVWASPTDALVLGLK; encoded by the coding sequence ATGACCGAGACCGTTGCCGGCGCCGATTGGCAGGCGTGGCAGAACAGTTGGGACCGCCAGCAGGAGTGGTACCTCCCCGACCGCGAGGAGCGGTTCCGGGTGATGCTGGACATGGTCGAGGCCCTGGTGGGTCCCGCGCCCCGGGTACTGGATCTCGCCTGCGGCACGGGAAGTATCTCCGACCGGCTGCTGAAGCGGTTCCCCGGGGCCGAGAGTGTGGGCGTCGATCTGGATCCCGCGCTGCTGGCCATCGCGGAAGGGTACTTCGCCGACGAGCGCCGGGTCCGGTTCGTACGCGCCGATCTCAAGGACCCGGCCTGGACGGACCGGCTGCCGCACGACTCGTACGACGCGGTGCTCACCGCCACCGCGCTGCACTGGCTGCACACCGAGGACCTCCGGGGGCTGTACGGGCAGCTCGGCACCCTGGTGCGGGACGGCGGGGTCTTCATGAACGCCGACCACATGCCCGAGGAGGCCACCTTGCGGATCAACGCCGCCGAGCGGGCCTTCCGGCATGCGCGGATGGACGCGGCGAAGGCGGCCGGCGCCGTCGACTGGGCCGAGTGGTGGCGGCTGGCGGCCGCCGACCCGCACCTGGCCGGGCCGACCGCCGAGCGCTTCGAGATCTACGGCGAGCACGCGGACGGCGACACCCCCTCGGCGGCATGGCACGCGGCCGTGCTGCGCGAATCGGGGTTCGCGGAGGCGCGGCCGGTATGGGCCTCGCCCACGGACGCGCTGGTGCTGGGTCTGAAGTAG
- a CDS encoding amino acid ABC transporter ATP-binding protein has translation MVKAEGVHKSFGAAHILKGIDLEVAPREVFCLIGPSGSGKSTFLRCINHLEKVNAGRLSVDGELVGYREHNGKLYELRDKEVAARRRDIGMVFQRFNLFPHMTAVENIMEAPIQVKGESKSAARERAVKLLDRVGLSDKAGNYPSQLSGGQQQRVAIARALAMEPKLMLFDEPTSALDPELVGDVLDVMKDLAADGMTMIVVTHEMGFAREVGDSLVFMDDGVVVESGHPREVLGNPQHERTKSFLSKVL, from the coding sequence ATGGTCAAGGCCGAGGGCGTCCACAAGTCCTTCGGCGCGGCCCACATCCTCAAGGGCATCGACCTGGAGGTCGCGCCCCGGGAGGTCTTCTGCCTGATCGGCCCGTCCGGCTCCGGCAAGTCGACGTTCCTGCGCTGCATCAACCACCTGGAGAAGGTCAACGCGGGACGGCTGTCCGTCGACGGCGAACTGGTCGGCTACCGCGAGCACAACGGCAAGCTCTACGAGCTGCGCGACAAGGAGGTCGCCGCCCGCCGCCGCGATATCGGCATGGTCTTCCAGCGCTTCAACCTCTTCCCGCACATGACCGCGGTGGAGAACATCATGGAGGCGCCGATCCAGGTCAAGGGCGAGTCGAAGTCGGCCGCCCGGGAGCGGGCGGTCAAGCTCCTGGACCGCGTCGGCCTGTCCGACAAGGCCGGGAACTACCCCTCGCAGCTCTCCGGCGGCCAGCAGCAGCGCGTCGCCATCGCCCGTGCGCTGGCGATGGAGCCCAAGCTGATGCTCTTCGACGAGCCGACCTCGGCCCTGGACCCGGAGCTGGTCGGTGACGTCCTGGACGTCATGAAGGACCTGGCGGCGGACGGTATGACGATGATCGTCGTGACCCATGAGATGGGCTTCGCCCGCGAGGTCGGCGACTCGCTGGTCTTCATGGACGACGGGGTGGTGGTCGAATCCGGCCACCCGCGCGAAGTGCTCGGTAACCCGCAGCACGAGCGGACGAAGTCGTTCCTGTCGAAGGTGCTGTAA
- a CDS encoding amino acid ABC transporter permease gives MSVDVDKSAQPPADAPPPQPEPIKAIPVRHYGRWVAAVVVIGLVALLGRAFAAGNVNWDAIPQYMFNADILKGLRNTLLITVLSMIIGIVGGVILAVMRQSKNPVTSTVAWFYVWFFRGTPVYVQLFLWFNLGLVFQYIDIMPIYKDEWSDFMTPFLCALLGLGLNEAAYMAEICRAGLNAVDEGQTEAAHALGMSHAKTLRRIIVPQAMRVIVPPTGNEVINMLKTSSLVIAVQYYDLLQAAQNVGRDSGVVVEMLILAAAWYLIATTVLSIGQYYLERYYARGSSRQLPLTPLQRAKARLSGGFNRPGGVG, from the coding sequence GTGTCAGTTGACGTCGACAAGTCGGCCCAGCCGCCGGCGGACGCTCCGCCGCCCCAGCCCGAGCCGATCAAAGCCATCCCGGTCCGCCACTACGGCCGCTGGGTGGCGGCGGTCGTCGTCATCGGACTGGTCGCCCTGCTCGGCCGGGCCTTCGCCGCCGGGAACGTCAACTGGGACGCCATTCCCCAGTACATGTTCAACGCGGACATCCTCAAGGGCCTGCGCAACACCCTGCTGATCACCGTGCTCTCGATGATCATCGGCATCGTGGGCGGCGTGATCCTGGCGGTGATGCGCCAGTCCAAGAACCCGGTCACCTCGACGGTCGCGTGGTTCTACGTCTGGTTCTTCCGCGGGACGCCGGTCTACGTCCAGCTGTTCCTCTGGTTCAACCTGGGCCTCGTCTTCCAGTACATCGACATCATGCCGATCTACAAGGACGAGTGGTCGGACTTCATGACCCCGTTCCTGTGCGCGCTGCTGGGCCTCGGGCTCAACGAGGCGGCGTACATGGCGGAGATCTGCCGGGCCGGTCTCAACGCCGTCGACGAGGGCCAGACCGAGGCGGCGCACGCGCTGGGCATGAGCCACGCCAAGACGCTGCGCCGGATCATCGTGCCGCAGGCGATGCGGGTGATCGTGCCGCCGACCGGCAACGAGGTCATCAACATGCTGAAGACCTCCTCCCTGGTCATCGCCGTCCAGTACTACGATCTGCTGCAGGCCGCGCAGAACGTCGGACGGGACTCCGGTGTCGTGGTGGAGATGCTGATCCTCGCCGCCGCCTGGTACCTGATCGCCACCACGGTGCTGAGCATCGGCCAGTACTACCTCGAGCGTTACTACGCCCGCGGCTCCAGCCGCCAACTGCCGCTCACTCCGCTCCAGCGCGCCAAGGCGAGGCTGTCCGGCGGCTTCAACCGCCCCGGAGGTGTGGGATGA
- a CDS encoding ABC transporter substrate-binding protein, with protein sequence MTASTTRRTAAGRSRTAVAAAAAVAASLLLLSACGDQTDAAIAKREAKKNRNANAPLFKKLPKDVQEKAMLQVGSDITYKPVEFRSNGVIEGIDPDLAEAMSKELGIKLNFNNATFDTLMGGLKSKRYDIAMSAMTDTKERQEGIDSNTGKKIGQGVDFIDYLNVGVSLYTQKGKTKGIDGWETLCGKKLAVQRGTVSHDLAKDKSKACEKNGEQPISIEAFDNDSEAQTRLRTAGVDAVSSDYPVAAYAVKVSGHGKDFQMVGGAPLKAAPYGIAVPKGKEQLRDALRSALELAIKNGSYAKVLDKWDVKDAAVKKVQLNGGS encoded by the coding sequence ATGACCGCAAGCACCACCCGTCGCACGGCCGCCGGCAGGTCTCGCACGGCCGTGGCCGCGGCGGCCGCGGTCGCCGCCTCGCTGCTGCTGCTCAGCGCCTGCGGCGACCAGACGGACGCGGCCATCGCCAAGCGCGAGGCGAAGAAGAACCGCAACGCCAATGCGCCGCTGTTCAAGAAGCTGCCCAAGGACGTCCAGGAAAAGGCCATGCTCCAGGTCGGCTCGGACATCACGTACAAGCCGGTGGAGTTCCGTTCCAACGGCGTGATCGAGGGCATCGACCCGGATCTCGCGGAGGCGATGAGCAAGGAGCTGGGCATCAAGCTCAACTTCAACAACGCCACCTTCGACACCCTCATGGGCGGCCTGAAGTCCAAGCGCTACGACATCGCGATGTCGGCGATGACGGACACCAAGGAGCGCCAGGAGGGCATCGACAGCAACACCGGCAAGAAGATCGGCCAGGGTGTCGACTTCATCGACTACCTCAACGTCGGTGTGTCGCTCTACACCCAGAAGGGCAAGACCAAGGGCATCGACGGCTGGGAGACGCTGTGCGGCAAAAAGCTCGCGGTGCAGCGCGGCACGGTCTCGCACGACCTGGCCAAGGACAAGTCGAAGGCCTGTGAGAAGAACGGCGAGCAGCCGATCTCGATCGAGGCCTTCGACAACGACTCCGAGGCCCAGACCCGGCTGCGCACCGCCGGTGTGGACGCCGTCTCCAGCGACTACCCGGTCGCGGCGTATGCGGTGAAGGTCTCCGGTCACGGCAAGGATTTCCAGATGGTCGGCGGCGCGCCGCTCAAGGCGGCCCCGTACGGCATCGCGGTCCCCAAGGGCAAGGAGCAGCTGCGTGACGCGCTCCGGTCCGCGCTGGAACTCGCGATCAAGAACGGCTCGTACGCCAAGGTCCTGGACAAGTGGGACGTCAAGGATGCCGCGGTCAAGAAGGTGCAGCTCAATGGCGGCTCCTGA